A region from the Trueperaceae bacterium genome encodes:
- the dnaE gene encoding DNA polymerase III subunit alpha, whose protein sequence is MSGGPKRFSHLHQHTDYSLLDGAARIGDLIGWVREVSPDDPAVAMTDHGNMHGAVAFYKAAVAAGVKPILGLEAYVASGSRFEKRRGSNRLDGGYFHLTLLAKDFTGYQNLCRLSSRAYLEGFYMKPRVDLELLREHSRGVIALSGCLGAQIPRTILDIGPDAGEKILLEHLSIFGDDFFVELQDHGLEEQRRLNPILKEFATRHGIGMVATNDGHYVRKEDAHAHDVLLAIGTKALVSDEDRMRFPCEEFYVKSPAEMAAALPEAEYPGALANTNHVADLCDVELPIGKKRVYQMPELHLPAGVTLAEQLRTDAYRGLMRRYPELDEAALRAYGAASGVTAAGSAPLDAVLLGVARAGEKGARPAAPGENFGRYDYPHLADFLAGDADEVVKTVMARVEFELGVIIAMGFPDYFLIVADFINWAKQQGIAVGPGRGSGAGSIVAYALGITNIDPLRYGLLFERFLNPDRVSMPDFDIDFSDVRRGEVIDYVREKYGHDKVALIATFGTLASRAAIKDAARVMEASFAEADKVAKLVPLKFGRSISIDEALKDVPELRDAYEAGAKEYVDVARQLEGLTRHASVHAAGVIIARHEVQELAPVFRVGDGPVVCQYDMGSIEELGFIKMDFLGLRTLSLIEAAVRIVKESRGIDLDPDAFPEEDADTFQLLARGESSGVFQFEGSGMIDTLKRLKPRRIQDLIAVGALFRPGPMENIPTYIRRHHGKEPIDYSDFPGSEKLLAPILEETYGIPVYQEQIMQIAQVVAGYSLGEADLLRRAMGKKKVEEMVKHRSVFQAGAAEKGIGDAESGRIFDLLERFANYGFNKSHAAAYAVLSYQTAYLKAHFPVEFAAALLTVERGDSEKVAQYVADARHLGVEVLAPDINASRGDFTPVEGVVRFGLYGIRNLGDGAVDHILAERDRGGPFKDLFDFCRRVDTTVVNRRATEHLVKSGAMDRLAGVAGRGGAAGRHLLLANLETAMRWGAAEREQAASGQMSLFGVEEVAPPSLADAPELDDLTLLRFEKEALGLYISAHPMASYVGLADAASVSVADLDRRYRAFDQAGGKGRLRLVLAGLLQNVVKRPTRKGGMMARFEVADETGAREVLAFGRTYDSVAPLLEEDAPVVALVELSEEGEGVRVVVERLIRWDTRAASQGGAPEVALLGFDLTQVGRGQLLELRSLLDEHAGRTPVRLALEVDGELVLYDLEGAAVDSAALEELAVTCPWLSARVTVDRTALLADRGQNQWQQRRAEPAVETPF, encoded by the coding sequence ATGTCAGGCGGACCGAAGCGCTTCTCGCATCTGCACCAGCACACGGATTACTCGCTCCTGGACGGCGCGGCCAGGATAGGCGACCTCATCGGTTGGGTTCGCGAGGTCTCCCCCGACGACCCCGCCGTCGCCATGACCGACCACGGCAACATGCACGGCGCGGTGGCCTTCTACAAGGCGGCCGTTGCCGCCGGCGTGAAGCCCATCCTCGGGCTCGAGGCCTACGTCGCCTCGGGCTCGCGCTTCGAGAAGCGCCGCGGTTCCAACCGGCTCGACGGCGGTTACTTCCACCTGACGCTCCTCGCCAAGGACTTCACCGGCTACCAGAACCTCTGCCGCCTGAGCAGCCGGGCGTACCTCGAGGGCTTCTACATGAAGCCGCGCGTCGACCTGGAGCTGCTGCGCGAGCACTCGCGCGGGGTGATCGCGCTGTCGGGGTGCCTCGGCGCGCAGATCCCCCGCACCATCCTCGACATCGGACCCGACGCGGGCGAGAAGATCCTGCTCGAGCACCTGAGCATATTCGGCGACGACTTCTTCGTCGAGCTGCAGGACCACGGCCTCGAGGAGCAGCGCCGCCTCAACCCGATCCTCAAGGAGTTCGCCACCCGGCACGGCATCGGCATGGTGGCCACCAACGACGGTCACTACGTTCGCAAGGAGGACGCGCACGCTCACGACGTCCTGCTCGCCATAGGCACGAAGGCGTTGGTGAGCGACGAGGACCGCATGCGCTTCCCGTGCGAGGAGTTCTACGTGAAGAGCCCGGCCGAGATGGCCGCGGCCCTGCCCGAGGCGGAGTACCCCGGCGCCCTCGCCAACACGAACCACGTGGCCGACCTGTGCGACGTGGAGCTTCCCATCGGCAAGAAGCGCGTCTACCAGATGCCGGAGCTCCACCTGCCGGCCGGGGTGACCCTGGCGGAGCAGCTCCGCACCGACGCCTACCGCGGCCTCATGCGGCGCTACCCGGAGCTCGACGAGGCCGCCCTGCGCGCCTACGGCGCGGCCTCCGGCGTGACCGCCGCGGGCAGCGCCCCCCTGGACGCGGTGCTGCTCGGGGTGGCTCGCGCCGGCGAGAAGGGCGCGCGGCCGGCGGCGCCGGGGGAGAACTTCGGGCGGTACGACTACCCGCACCTCGCCGACTTCCTGGCCGGCGACGCCGACGAGGTCGTGAAGACCGTCATGGCGCGCGTCGAGTTCGAGCTCGGCGTGATCATCGCGATGGGGTTCCCCGACTACTTCCTCATCGTCGCCGACTTCATCAACTGGGCCAAGCAGCAGGGCATCGCCGTCGGGCCGGGCCGCGGCTCGGGCGCAGGCTCCATCGTCGCCTACGCGCTGGGCATCACCAACATCGACCCCCTCAGGTACGGCCTGCTGTTCGAGCGCTTCCTCAACCCCGACCGGGTGAGCATGCCCGATTTCGACATCGACTTCTCCGACGTGCGACGCGGCGAGGTGATCGACTACGTGCGCGAGAAGTACGGTCACGACAAGGTGGCCCTCATCGCCACCTTCGGGACGCTCGCGTCGCGCGCCGCCATCAAGGACGCGGCCCGGGTGATGGAGGCGTCGTTCGCGGAGGCCGACAAGGTCGCCAAGCTCGTGCCGCTCAAGTTCGGGCGGAGCATCTCCATCGACGAGGCCCTGAAGGACGTGCCCGAGCTGCGCGACGCCTACGAGGCGGGCGCCAAGGAGTACGTGGACGTGGCCCGCCAGCTCGAGGGGCTCACCCGTCACGCCTCCGTCCACGCCGCCGGCGTGATCATCGCGCGGCACGAGGTGCAGGAGCTGGCGCCCGTCTTCCGCGTCGGGGACGGCCCAGTGGTCTGTCAGTACGACATGGGTTCGATCGAGGAACTCGGCTTCATCAAGATGGACTTCCTGGGCCTGCGCACCCTGTCGCTCATCGAGGCGGCCGTGCGCATCGTGAAGGAGTCGCGCGGCATCGACCTCGACCCCGACGCGTTCCCGGAGGAGGACGCCGACACGTTCCAGTTGCTCGCGCGCGGCGAGTCCTCCGGCGTGTTCCAGTTCGAGGGCTCTGGCATGATCGACACCCTCAAGCGCCTGAAGCCGCGGCGCATCCAGGACCTCATCGCCGTCGGCGCGCTCTTCCGACCCGGGCCGATGGAGAACATCCCCACCTACATCAGGCGCCACCACGGCAAGGAGCCGATCGATTACTCCGACTTCCCGGGCTCCGAGAAGCTACTCGCCCCCATCCTCGAGGAGACGTACGGCATACCCGTCTACCAGGAGCAGATCATGCAGATCGCCCAGGTGGTGGCCGGCTACAGCCTCGGCGAGGCCGACCTGCTGCGGCGCGCGATGGGCAAGAAGAAGGTCGAGGAGATGGTCAAGCACCGCTCCGTCTTCCAGGCCGGCGCGGCCGAGAAGGGCATCGGCGACGCGGAGTCGGGGCGCATCTTCGACCTGCTCGAGCGCTTCGCCAACTACGGCTTCAACAAGTCTCACGCCGCCGCCTACGCAGTCCTGTCGTACCAGACGGCGTACCTGAAGGCCCACTTCCCCGTCGAGTTCGCCGCCGCCCTGCTCACCGTCGAGCGGGGCGACTCGGAGAAGGTGGCGCAGTACGTCGCCGACGCGCGTCACCTCGGCGTCGAGGTGCTGGCGCCCGACATCAACGCCTCGCGCGGCGACTTCACCCCCGTGGAGGGGGTGGTGCGCTTCGGGCTGTACGGCATCAGGAACCTGGGCGACGGCGCGGTCGACCACATCCTGGCGGAACGCGACAGGGGCGGGCCGTTCAAGGACCTGTTCGACTTCTGCCGCCGCGTCGACACCACCGTCGTCAACAGGCGCGCCACGGAGCACCTCGTCAAGTCGGGCGCCATGGACCGCCTCGCCGGGGTCGCGGGGCGCGGCGGCGCCGCCGGCAGGCACCTGCTCCTCGCCAACCTCGAGACGGCCATGCGGTGGGGCGCCGCCGAGCGCGAGCAGGCCGCCTCGGGGCAGATGAGCCTGTTCGGCGTGGAGGAGGTGGCGCCCCCGAGCCTGGCCGACGCGCCCGAGCTGGACGACCTCACCCTGCTGCGCTTCGAGAAGGAGGCCCTCGGCCTCTACATCAGCGCTCACCCCATGGCGTCCTACGTCGGGCTGGCCGACGCGGCCTCGGTCAGCGTGGCCGACCTCGACCGGCGTTACCGCGCGTTCGATCAGGCCGGCGGCAAGGGGCGGCTGAGGCTCGTCCTGGCCGGTCTGCTGCAGAACGTCGTCAAGCGACCGACCCGCAAGGGCGGCATGATGGCTCGCTTCGAGGTGGCGGACGAGACCGGCGCGCGGGAGGTCCTCGCCTTCGGCCGGACCTACGACTCGGTGGCGCCGCTGCTGGAGGAGGACGCCCCGGTGGTGGCCCTCGTCGAGCTGAGCGAGGAGGGCGAGGGGGTCCGCGTCGTGGTGGAGCGCCTGATCAGGTGGGACACGCGGGCCGCGTCGCAGGGCGGGGCGCCGGAGGTGGCGCTGCTAGGCTTCGACCTCACGCAGGTGGGGCGGGGCCAGCTCCTCGAGCTCAGGTCGCTGCTCGACGAGCACGCCGGCCGCACCCCGGTGCGCCTCGCGCTCGAGGTGGACGGGGAGCTCGTCCTCTACGACCTGGAAGGCGCCGCCGTCGACTCGGCCGCGCTCGAGGAGCTCGCCGTCACCTGCCCCTGGCTGAGCGCGCGGGTCACCGTCGATAGGACCGCGCTGTTGGCCGACCGCGGCCAGAACCAGTGGCAGCAGCGGCGGGCGGAACCGGCGGTCGAGACGCCGTTCTGA
- a CDS encoding peptidylprolyl isomerase — protein sequence MLDPDLDYVAVLRTNRGDLTVDLYSRRAPNTVNNFVFLALNHFYDGVPFHRVLEGFMAQTGDPTGTGRGGPGYQFDDEIAADLHFDARGILAMANAGKAADGSGTNGSQFFITFEPTPWLDGNHTIFGHVIAGDPVLDAITRVDPGTPSVIAYVDEPATDLAAKGIDLPAAEGQTVGDAVEALLGTMPVAGQSFNLAGYVVAVGQAGGEPAFGFFRAPDQLETVVIAARPRE from the coding sequence GTGCTCGATCCCGACCTCGACTACGTGGCCGTGCTCCGCACCAACCGCGGCGACCTCACCGTCGACCTGTACTCGCGCCGCGCGCCGAACACCGTAAACAACTTCGTGTTCCTTGCGCTCAACCACTTCTACGACGGCGTGCCGTTCCACCGGGTCTTGGAGGGCTTCATGGCGCAGACGGGCGACCCGACGGGCACCGGCCGCGGCGGCCCCGGCTACCAGTTCGACGACGAGATCGCGGCCGACCTGCACTTCGACGCTCGCGGCATCCTCGCCATGGCCAACGCAGGCAAGGCGGCCGACGGCAGCGGCACGAACGGGTCGCAGTTCTTCATCACCTTCGAACCCACGCCCTGGCTCGACGGCAACCACACGATCTTCGGCCACGTCATCGCCGGCGACCCGGTGCTCGACGCGATCACGCGCGTCGATCCGGGCACCCCCAGCGTGATCGCCTACGTCGACGAACCCGCGACCGACCTGGCCGCCAAGGGCATCGACCTGCCCGCGGCCGAAGGCCAGACCGTGGGGGACGCGGTCGAGGCCCTGCTCGGCACCATGCCGGTGGCGGGGCAGTCGTTCAACCTCGCAGGCTACGTCGTGGCCGTCGGGCAGGCCGGCGGGGAACCCGCCTTCGGCTTCTTCCGGGCGCCCGACCAGTTGGAGACCGTCGTCATCGCCGCGCGACCGCGCGAGTGA
- a CDS encoding YebC/PmpR family DNA-binding transcriptional regulator has protein sequence MAGHSKWAQIKRKKGALDKQRGKVISKHVRAIQSAVRSGGSGDPSVNLPLRNALSAAKVDNVPIDNVDRAIERALGGGEGGNFEPAFYEGYGPAGVAMLVETLTDNKNRTAGEVRHVFSKHGGNMSGSTAWQFDTKGMITVDQVGDAVEEAAIELGADDIEVDDGTSVLYTPPAELYAIVEGLQERGLPVDVVQLTKLPQTQTALTPEEARKVMNFLESLEDLDDVQNVYTTAALDDVEEDVDAIG, from the coding sequence TTGGCAGGACATAGCAAGTGGGCCCAGATCAAGCGTAAGAAGGGCGCGCTCGACAAGCAGCGCGGCAAGGTCATCAGCAAGCACGTGCGCGCCATCCAGTCCGCCGTCAGGAGCGGCGGTAGCGGCGACCCTAGCGTGAACCTGCCGCTCAGGAACGCCCTGTCGGCCGCCAAGGTCGACAACGTGCCGATCGACAACGTCGACCGGGCCATCGAGCGCGCGCTGGGTGGCGGCGAGGGAGGCAACTTCGAGCCTGCCTTCTACGAGGGCTACGGCCCCGCCGGAGTCGCCATGCTCGTGGAGACCCTCACCGACAACAAGAACCGCACGGCGGGCGAGGTGAGGCACGTCTTCAGCAAGCACGGCGGCAACATGTCGGGTTCGACCGCGTGGCAGTTCGACACGAAGGGCATGATCACGGTGGATCAGGTCGGCGACGCCGTCGAGGAGGCGGCCATCGAGCTCGGGGCCGACGACATCGAGGTCGACGACGGCACCTCCGTGCTCTACACCCCGCCGGCCGAGCTCTACGCCATCGTCGAGGGCCTGCAGGAGCGAGGGTTGCCGGTCGACGTCGTGCAGCTCACCAAGCTGCCGCAGACCCAGACCGCCCTGACGCCCGAGGAGGCGCGCAAGGTCATGAACTTCCTCGAGAGCTTGGAGGACCTCGACGACGTGCAGAACGTCTACACCACGGCAGCTCTCGACGACGTCGAAGAGGACGTCGACGCGATCGGCTGA
- a CDS encoding PilT/PilU family type 4a pilus ATPase, giving the protein MHFNDLLRQIVEQGASDVHLHVGLPAMARVSGRLTPVTEARITPKFTAALIDLMCDERHKAAFETKHQVDLAYAVTGLGRFRVNLFRQRGSVSAVLRVVNSDEESLQVVDLPADTIDYLRDQEKGLVLVTGPTGSGKSTTLARIVHEINAAHSKMIVTVEDPIEYLHRSRNSIVVQRELGVDAPSFAEALVAAMRQDPDVILIGEIRDHATAAAALSAAQTGHLVFSTLHTQDSVRTINRVMELFPPYERDTARVLFAESLVGIVSQRLLPRAGGRGRVAATEILKGTLRVKDLVRDPERTPELYDVLKEATLDGMRSFDAHLAELYGAGIIDYGTGHNAATSAQAFKMAATQIDVERRLAAAD; this is encoded by the coding sequence ATGCACTTCAACGACTTGCTGCGACAGATCGTCGAACAGGGGGCCTCCGACGTTCACCTTCACGTGGGCCTGCCCGCCATGGCCCGCGTTAGCGGCAGGCTCACGCCCGTGACGGAGGCCCGCATCACGCCCAAGTTCACGGCGGCGCTCATCGACCTCATGTGCGACGAGCGCCACAAGGCGGCGTTCGAGACGAAGCACCAGGTCGACCTGGCGTACGCCGTGACCGGGTTGGGGCGCTTCCGCGTCAACCTGTTCAGGCAGCGGGGGAGCGTCAGCGCCGTCTTGCGCGTGGTGAACTCCGACGAGGAGTCGCTGCAGGTCGTCGACCTCCCGGCCGACACGATCGACTACCTGCGGGACCAGGAGAAGGGGCTCGTGCTCGTGACCGGCCCGACCGGCTCCGGCAAGTCGACGACGCTGGCACGTATCGTCCACGAGATCAACGCCGCGCACTCGAAGATGATCGTGACGGTGGAGGACCCCATCGAGTACCTGCACCGCTCCCGCAACTCCATCGTGGTGCAGCGCGAGCTGGGCGTCGACGCCCCCTCGTTCGCCGAGGCGCTCGTCGCCGCCATGCGCCAGGACCCCGACGTCATCCTCATCGGCGAGATCAGGGATCACGCCACCGCCGCCGCGGCCCTGAGCGCGGCGCAGACGGGACACCTGGTCTTCAGCACGCTGCACACGCAAGACTCGGTCAGGACCATCAACCGCGTGATGGAGCTGTTCCCGCCCTACGAGCGCGACACGGCGCGCGTCCTGTTCGCCGAGTCGCTGGTGGGCATCGTCTCGCAGCGCCTGCTACCGCGCGCGGGCGGGCGCGGCCGCGTCGCCGCCACGGAGATCCTCAAGGGCACGCTGCGCGTGAAGGACCTCGTGCGCGACCCGGAGCGCACCCCGGAGCTCTACGACGTGCTGAAGGAGGCGACGCTCGACGGCATGCGCTCGTTCGACGCGCACCTGGCGGAGCTGTACGGCGCGGGGATCATCGACTACGGCACGGGCCACAACGCCGCCACCAGCGCACAGGCGTTCAAGATGGCGGCCACGCAGATCGACGTCGAGCGGCGCCTGGCCGCCGCCGACTGA